TTTATTAATAGTGTTTAGAACACTCAATGTCCATGTTGGGAATGATTGCCCCCGGAGATAAAGTTAGCAAAAAATCAACGCATTTAACAATGTCGTCGGTTTGTATTTTGTCCGTGTCTGCTATATCAGGGAAGTCACTAGTCATATCTGTATTTACGAATGATGGGTTAATATTAGTCACGGATACATTACTTGAAAGTAGTTCAAGTCTTAATGATTCAGAGAGTCCTAAGAGTGCATGTTTTGACGCACTATATGCACCTATCCCAGGAAATGCCCTTCTGGCCGTGTTGCTAATTATATTAAAAATATAACCGCGTTTATTTTTCTGCATGATTTTACTAATCGTTTGAGTAAGCAAAAATGGAGAAAAGAAGTTTACTTTTGTCATATTGATTACGTCTTGATAACTAGAGTCGAGAGTGCCCGAAGAAAACACGCCTGCATTATTTATTAGGATCTCGATATTTTTCTGATCCGATAAATCACTACAAAGTTCTCTAACAGACTTTTCGTCTGAGAAATCGCAAGCTTTGATTTCTAGAAGGCATTCAGAATTAAACTTACTCCACTCTTCCAACAACCGACTCGCTTGTAAATCGTTGCGGGTAACCGCTATAACATGGTGAGTTCCCTTAAATAAGAAAGACTCCGCAATTGCTTTTCCTATACCTCGAGAAGCACCGGTAACTACTATTGTATTTTCCATATGTTAGGCACCGTAGCTGAATCTTCTTAACCACTCATCATGTTCGGGGTAAAGGCTGAGCAGGTCATGATAGGGTGCCAGAACACGGTCGAA
This window of the Vibrio azureus genome carries:
- a CDS encoding SDR family NAD(P)-dependent oxidoreductase — translated: MENTIVVTGASRGIGKAIAESFLFKGTHHVIAVTRNDLQASRLLEEWSKFNSECLLEIKACDFSDEKSVRELCSDLSDQKNIEILINNAGVFSSGTLDSSYQDVINMTKVNFFSPFLLTQTISKIMQKNKRGYIFNIISNTARRAFPGIGAYSASKHALLGLSESLRLELLSSNVSVTNINPSFVNTDMTSDFPDIADTDKIQTDDIVKCVDFLLTLSPGAIIPNMDIECSKHY